A single region of the Betta splendens chromosome 12, fBetSpl5.4, whole genome shotgun sequence genome encodes:
- the swi5 gene encoding DNA repair protein SWI5 homolog, protein MNTERSPERHDNNNSSALTPKGDDVKKGALFRTPCSKFRKVHASFKSPLHKTQGAELGPTEEVAELERRRDELDKEIAQLETEGYRVEELEHHINVLHEYNDIKDIGQSLLGRIAALRGTTTRDLYSHFGLELDD, encoded by the exons ATGAACACAGAGCGGTCTCCTGAAAGacacgacaacaacaacagttcagCCTTGACGCCGAAGGGAGACGACGTGAAGAAAGGAGCACTCTTCAG AACGCCGTGTTCAAAGTTTAGAAAGGTACACGCCAGCTTCAAGTCACCA CTTCACAAAACGCAGGGTGCCGAACTTGGCCCTACAGAGGAGGTGGCAGAgttggagaggaggagagatgagcTTGACAAAGAGATAGCACAGCTGGAAACCGA GGGATACAGGGTAGAAGAGCTGGAGCATCATATAAATGTGCTGCATGAATACAACGACATCAAAGACATTGGACAGTCACTCCTGGGTCGTATAG CTGCTCTGAGAGGGACCACCACACGGGATCTCTACAGCCACTTTGGTCTGGAACTGGACGACTGA